A genomic stretch from Desulfolutivibrio sulfodismutans DSM 3696 includes:
- a CDS encoding chemotaxis protein, translated as MSQTNILLEAGTNELEIVEFFIDEVVGTDDDGRPHVYKGYYGVNVAKVLEIIRLPRVTEMPEVSHPSVLGAFNLRSHIIPLVDLSVWLGKVRAQTESPKVIVTEFNNVTTSFLVTGVTRIHRMSWEAVEPPNRYVSSLSGDCITGVVKLEDRIVFLLDLEKIVADLNPNLGLKLDMSIEWNAGARYRALIADDSVLIREMLKDLLNKANFDVEAVNNGRACWELLLRLKDLAAREGRPLTDYVQVVVADIEMPAMDGHNLTKRIKEDPSLKELPVILFSSLITDKLRHKGEAVGADDQISKPDVGQLALRAKNLIQEKLAPATAA; from the coding sequence ATGTCCCAGACCAATATTCTGCTTGAAGCCGGCACCAATGAATTGGAAATCGTGGAATTCTTCATCGACGAGGTGGTGGGCACGGACGACGACGGCCGCCCCCACGTCTACAAAGGCTATTACGGGGTCAACGTGGCCAAGGTGCTGGAGATCATCCGGCTGCCCCGGGTCACGGAGATGCCCGAGGTCTCGCACCCCAGCGTGCTCGGGGCCTTCAATCTGCGGTCGCACATCATCCCCCTGGTGGATTTGAGCGTGTGGCTGGGCAAGGTCCGGGCCCAGACCGAATCCCCCAAGGTCATCGTCACCGAGTTCAACAACGTGACCACCTCGTTTCTGGTCACCGGGGTGACCCGCATCCACCGCATGAGCTGGGAGGCCGTAGAGCCGCCCAACCGCTACGTGTCGTCTTTGAGCGGCGACTGCATCACGGGCGTGGTCAAGCTTGAGGACCGCATCGTGTTCCTGCTCGACCTGGAAAAGATCGTGGCCGACTTAAACCCCAACCTGGGGCTCAAGCTCGACATGAGCATCGAATGGAACGCCGGGGCGCGCTACCGGGCGCTTATCGCCGACGATTCCGTGCTCATCCGGGAGATGCTCAAGGATCTTCTGAACAAGGCCAATTTCGACGTGGAGGCGGTCAACAACGGCCGGGCCTGTTGGGAACTTCTTTTGCGGCTGAAGGATCTGGCCGCACGCGAGGGCCGTCCCCTGACCGACTACGTGCAGGTGGTGGTGGCGGACATCGAGATGCCCGCCATGGACGGGCACAATCTGACCAAGCGCATCAAGGAAGACCCCTCACTCAAGGAGCTCCCGGTCATCCTGTTCTCGTCGCTGATCACCGACAAGCTCAGGCACAAGGGCGAGGCCGTGGGCGCCGACGATCAGATCTCCAAGCCCGACGTGGGGCAGTTGGCCCTTCGCGCCAAAAACCTCATCCAGGAAAAACTGGCCCCGGCCACGGCGGCATAA
- a CDS encoding YbaB/EbfC family nucleoid-associated protein: MRGMNDLVRQAQIMQKKMAKVQEDLAARTVEGTSGGGMVVAVVNGANELQALRIDASVVDPTDVEMLQDLIVAAVADGVKKSKEMAEAEMGQITGGLKIPGLF; the protein is encoded by the coding sequence ATGAGAGGAATGAACGATCTGGTGCGTCAGGCCCAGATCATGCAGAAAAAGATGGCCAAGGTGCAGGAAGATCTGGCGGCCAGGACCGTCGAGGGCACCTCCGGCGGCGGCATGGTGGTGGCCGTGGTCAACGGCGCCAACGAGCTGCAGGCCTTACGCATCGACGCCTCCGTGGTGGACCCGACGGATGTGGAGATGCTCCAGGATCTGATCGTGGCCGCCGTTGCCGACGGGGTGAAGAAGTCCAAGGAGATGGCCGAGGCGGAAATGGGCCAGATCACGGGCGGACTGAAAATCCCCGGGCTCTTTTAA
- the recR gene encoding recombination mediator RecR — MARLPKPLTDVVEELARLPGLGPKSALRVAMTLLQWPRERTMDLGRRIGDLRERLCLCSRCGGLSETQVCPVCADPTRGDEELCLVSQWDSVLVLEEAGGFRGRYLILGGLLDPLEGVGAGNLAFGRLAERLREGQVRELVLALGTTLQAETTASHIKNMVARDHPGVRLTRLAQGIPLGSEVKYVDRETLKQSVRYRQDV; from the coding sequence ATGGCCAGGCTGCCGAAGCCCCTGACCGACGTGGTGGAAGAGTTGGCCCGGCTGCCGGGGCTTGGGCCGAAATCGGCCCTGCGGGTGGCCATGACCCTTTTGCAGTGGCCCAGGGAACGGACCATGGACCTGGGGCGGCGCATCGGCGATCTGCGGGAGCGGTTGTGCCTGTGTTCGCGGTGCGGGGGCTTGAGCGAAACCCAGGTGTGTCCGGTGTGCGCGGACCCCACGCGCGGCGACGAGGAGTTGTGCCTGGTGTCGCAATGGGACTCGGTGCTCGTTTTGGAGGAGGCCGGCGGCTTTCGGGGCCGGTATCTGATCCTGGGCGGGCTGCTCGATCCCCTGGAAGGCGTGGGCGCGGGAAATTTGGCCTTCGGGCGATTGGCCGAGAGGCTTCGCGAGGGGCAGGTGCGTGAGCTGGTCCTGGCGCTCGGCACCACCTTGCAGGCCGAAACCACGGCCTCGCATATAAAAAACATGGTGGCCAGGGACCATCCCGGGGTGCGTCTGACCCGGCTGGCCCAGGGGATTCCCCTGGGCAGCGAGGTCAAGTACGTGGATCGGGAGACGCTGAAGCAGTCAGTGCGCTATCGGCAGGATGTGTGA
- a CDS encoding tRNA dihydrouridine synthase: MDTPSATPPFSPKTPWLAPMAGFSDLAFRMLCRENGCAAAVTEMVSAKGLFFGSPGTSRLLDTCPGDAPLVAQIFGAEPDYAARAVFWLAGRGFRHFDLNAGCPVPKVAKSGAGAALLDDPARLVAVARAMVQAAREALPGENPLVGVKLRLGVAPPRLACLDVGPRLAEAGVSWLTLHPRFASQGYSGRSDWTATAALVSAVPVPVMASGDLWTAGDGAACLEQTGAAGVMFARGALADPTIFARLRGLLDGRPLPPPTGPDMAALIRRHAALVRAMDPSARGLLKMRTAVPRYLKGLAGSRALRARMCGCTSWQDVEFAAREAELLTAAEPHGPSDREG, from the coding sequence ATGGACACGCCCTCCGCCACCCCGCCCTTCTCCCCGAAGACGCCCTGGCTCGCGCCCATGGCCGGATTCAGCGACCTGGCCTTCCGCATGCTGTGCCGGGAAAACGGCTGCGCCGCCGCCGTGACCGAGATGGTCAGCGCCAAGGGACTTTTTTTCGGCTCCCCGGGCACTTCACGGCTCCTGGACACCTGTCCCGGGGACGCCCCCTTGGTGGCCCAGATATTCGGAGCCGAACCGGACTATGCGGCCCGGGCCGTTTTCTGGCTGGCCGGGCGCGGTTTTCGCCACTTCGACTTAAACGCCGGGTGCCCGGTTCCCAAGGTGGCCAAATCCGGGGCCGGGGCGGCGCTTTTGGACGATCCGGCCCGGCTCGTGGCCGTGGCCCGGGCCATGGTCCAGGCCGCCCGCGAGGCCCTGCCCGGGGAAAATCCCCTGGTCGGGGTGAAACTGCGCCTGGGGGTCGCCCCGCCGCGACTGGCCTGCCTGGACGTAGGGCCCCGGCTGGCCGAGGCCGGGGTCTCCTGGCTGACCCTGCATCCCCGCTTCGCCTCCCAGGGCTATTCGGGCCGTTCGGACTGGACGGCCACCGCCGCCCTGGTATCGGCCGTTCCCGTCCCGGTCATGGCCAGCGGCGACCTGTGGACCGCCGGGGACGGCGCGGCCTGCCTGGAGCAGACCGGGGCGGCCGGGGTCATGTTCGCCCGGGGAGCCCTGGCCGATCCGACCATTTTCGCCCGTCTGCGCGGCCTTTTGGATGGCCGCCCCCTGCCCCCGCCCACCGGCCCGGACATGGCCGCCCTGATCCGCAGGCATGCCGCCCTGGTCCGGGCCATGGACCCCTCGGCCCGGGGCCTGCTCAAGATGCGTACGGCCGTGCCCCGCTACCTCAAGGGGCTGGCCGGATCGCGCGCCTTGCGCGCCAGGATGTGCGGGTGTACGTCTTGGCAGGATGTGGAGTTTGCGGCCCGCGAGGCCGAGCTCTTGACCGCGGCCGAACCCCACGGCCCAAGCGACAGGGAGGGATAG
- a CDS encoding branched-chain amino acid transaminase, protein MGIQTDLIWFDGKLVPWNEAQVHVMTHTLHYGVGVFEGIRAYKTVNGGSAVFRLKEHVDRLFGSAKIVGMTIPYSQDEIVTAILDTLKANKLAEGYIRPLAFIGTGQAMGVHPGKNPIQVAIAVWPWGAYLGAEALEKGIRICTSSYTRHHVNVMMTKAKACGNYVNSVLAKTEAIADGYDEALLLDPTGFVSEGSGENVFIVKKGIIKTPPLTSILAGITRDSLIAVARDLGYEVVEQLFTRDEVYVSDEAFFSGTAAEITPIRELDRRVVGAGKAGPVTKRLQTEFFKVVKGENPKYAAWLDGYSL, encoded by the coding sequence ATGGGGATTCAGACGGATTTGATCTGGTTTGACGGCAAACTGGTTCCGTGGAACGAGGCCCAGGTCCATGTCATGACGCACACCCTGCACTACGGCGTGGGCGTGTTCGAGGGCATCCGGGCCTATAAGACCGTAAACGGCGGCTCGGCGGTGTTTCGCCTCAAGGAGCATGTGGACCGCCTCTTCGGTTCGGCCAAGATCGTGGGCATGACCATTCCGTATTCCCAGGACGAGATCGTCACGGCCATCCTGGACACCCTCAAGGCCAACAAGCTGGCCGAGGGCTACATCCGGCCCCTGGCGTTCATCGGCACGGGCCAGGCCATGGGCGTGCATCCCGGGAAAAACCCCATCCAGGTGGCCATCGCGGTATGGCCCTGGGGGGCGTATCTTGGCGCGGAGGCCCTGGAGAAGGGCATTCGCATCTGTACCTCGAGCTACACCCGGCACCACGTCAACGTCATGATGACCAAGGCCAAGGCCTGCGGCAACTACGTCAATTCCGTCCTGGCCAAGACCGAGGCCATCGCCGACGGCTACGACGAGGCCCTTCTGCTCGACCCCACGGGATTCGTCTCCGAGGGTTCCGGGGAAAACGTGTTCATCGTCAAAAAAGGGATCATCAAGACCCCGCCCCTGACCTCCATCCTGGCCGGAATCACCCGGGACAGCCTGATCGCCGTGGCCCGGGATCTGGGGTATGAGGTGGTGGAGCAGCTTTTCACTCGCGACGAGGTCTATGTCAGCGACGAGGCCTTTTTTTCCGGCACCGCCGCCGAGATCACCCCCATCCGCGAGCTGGATCGCCGGGTTGTTGGCGCGGGCAAGGCCGGGCCGGTGACCAAGAGGCTCCAGACCGAGTTTTTCAAGGTCGTCAAGGGCGAGAACCCCAAATACGCCGCCTGGCTTGATGGCTACAGCCTGTAG
- the ispH gene encoding 4-hydroxy-3-methylbut-2-enyl diphosphate reductase produces MEIVRASTAGFCMGVDLALRKLDAILDEAQRHGPIHTLGPIIHNPQVMAEYATRGVLRTDDPEDVAEGSTAVIRAHGVPQCVKQSLVERGVRVVDATCPRVRTAQKLIAKQAEKGRILLLFGEKDHPEVKGLLSHAAAGSHVFDSPERLAEIELAPGPEYFLAAQTTQDELEFTRIQEMLKVRLNRDFPVLSTICDATMKRQQEAIELAGAVDYMVVVGGFESGNTRRLAQVARSVGVSCVHVETADQLPLDELRGVDRIGLTAGASTPKKIIDRVQFVLASL; encoded by the coding sequence ATGGAGATCGTGCGCGCCAGCACGGCCGGTTTCTGCATGGGCGTGGACCTTGCCCTGCGCAAGCTCGACGCCATCCTGGACGAGGCCCAGCGCCACGGACCCATCCATACCCTGGGACCCATCATCCACAATCCCCAGGTCATGGCCGAGTACGCCACCCGGGGCGTGCTGCGCACGGACGACCCGGAGGATGTGGCGGAGGGCAGCACGGCGGTCATCCGGGCTCACGGGGTGCCCCAGTGCGTGAAGCAGTCGCTTGTGGAGCGGGGGGTGCGGGTGGTGGACGCCACCTGTCCCCGGGTGCGCACGGCCCAGAAGCTCATCGCCAAGCAGGCGGAAAAGGGCCGCATTCTGCTGCTTTTCGGAGAGAAGGACCATCCCGAGGTCAAGGGGCTTTTAAGCCACGCCGCCGCCGGCTCCCATGTCTTCGATTCCCCGGAGCGACTGGCGGAAATCGAGCTGGCCCCGGGACCGGAATATTTCCTGGCCGCCCAGACCACCCAGGATGAGCTGGAGTTCACGCGCATCCAGGAGATGCTGAAAGTCCGTCTGAACAGGGACTTTCCGGTCCTGTCCACCATCTGCGACGCGACCATGAAACGTCAGCAGGAGGCCATCGAATTGGCGGGCGCGGTGGACTACATGGTCGTGGTCGGGGGATTCGAGAGCGGCAACACCCGGCGGCTGGCCCAGGTGGCCCGCAGCGTGGGCGTGTCCTGCGTCCATGTGGAGACGGCGGACCAGCTTCCCCTGGATGAGTTGCGTGGCGTTGACAGAATCGGCTTGACAGCGGGGGCGTCTACGCCGAAAAAAATCATAGATCGCGTGCAATTCGTGTTGGCGTCGCTTTAG
- the dnaX gene encoding DNA polymerase III subunit gamma/tau, translating into MSTTSLTTKYRPQRFGEVAGQEAVKRILSRAAAEDRVAPAYLFSGTRGVGKTTLARVFAKALNCERGPAAEPCNECLQCRQITAGISPDVVEIDAATHGGVDEARRLKEDVGYSPLQSRYKVFIIDEAHMLSKAAFNALLKTLEEPPGRVTFILATTEPHKFPATIVSRCQHYLFKRMTQAELDAHLSGILDREGVAYEASAVALIARRGAGSVRDSMSLLGQVLALGGDGLTEADARGVLGLAGQDVFFGMVEAMAQGDCAGVLGILREVLGKGLDIGFFLRELAGAWRTMFLLRQTGLSGASLVEMAEDEAGRWLEAANRFDLTHIHANWQMTLEGQRRVMTSLEPSLALELLLLNLTCLPSLVALDKIGQARPGATGGGRPGPAPTSASGPSRGGGPGGPGPRRYGAEAPRGPVGAPTRMASPPPPAEASPPRRPEPPSGPPEDLESPPAFEDAPPSFDDEPPADARATYGEAALPPIRDGAEVMDGRAGAAVSSGPKGPPTWEGFLRYYDTARKGGLGMIHGLRQARGRFAPDLGPAGTLVVVGGNEFNREQLKSPDALRKLTQVASDYFGPGTAVSVEEPGGEARPGNGELKAYVLERPEVRRAMADFGAEVIGVVPRG; encoded by the coding sequence ATGTCCACCACGAGTCTGACCACTAAATACCGTCCGCAGCGCTTCGGCGAGGTTGCGGGCCAGGAGGCGGTGAAGCGCATCCTGTCCCGGGCCGCCGCCGAGGACCGCGTTGCGCCTGCGTATCTTTTCAGCGGCACGCGCGGGGTGGGCAAGACCACCCTGGCCCGGGTGTTCGCCAAGGCGCTCAACTGCGAACGGGGCCCGGCCGCCGAGCCATGCAACGAATGCCTGCAATGTCGACAGATCACGGCGGGCATCTCCCCGGATGTGGTGGAGATCGACGCCGCCACCCACGGCGGGGTGGACGAGGCCAGACGCCTCAAGGAGGACGTGGGATATTCGCCGCTGCAAAGCCGCTACAAGGTCTTTATCATCGACGAAGCCCACATGCTCTCCAAGGCGGCTTTCAACGCCCTTTTAAAAACCCTGGAAGAGCCGCCGGGACGGGTGACGTTCATCCTGGCCACCACCGAGCCCCATAAATTTCCGGCCACCATCGTCAGCCGCTGCCAGCACTACCTGTTCAAGCGCATGACCCAGGCCGAGCTGGACGCCCATCTGAGCGGGATTTTGGACCGCGAGGGGGTGGCCTACGAGGCTTCGGCCGTGGCGCTCATCGCCCGGCGCGGGGCGGGCAGCGTGCGCGACAGCATGTCGCTTTTGGGACAGGTTCTGGCCCTGGGCGGCGATGGCCTGACCGAGGCCGACGCCCGGGGGGTTCTGGGGTTGGCCGGGCAGGACGTGTTTTTCGGTATGGTCGAGGCCATGGCCCAGGGCGACTGCGCCGGGGTCTTGGGCATTTTGCGCGAGGTCTTGGGCAAGGGCCTGGACATCGGCTTTTTTTTACGGGAGCTGGCCGGGGCCTGGCGGACCATGTTTCTTCTGCGCCAGACGGGCCTTTCCGGGGCGTCCCTGGTGGAGATGGCCGAGGACGAGGCCGGGCGCTGGCTCGAGGCGGCGAACCGCTTCGACCTGACGCATATCCACGCCAACTGGCAGATGACCCTGGAAGGGCAGCGCCGGGTCATGACCAGCCTGGAGCCGTCCCTGGCCCTGGAGCTTTTGCTGCTCAACCTGACCTGCCTGCCGTCCCTGGTCGCCCTGGACAAGATCGGCCAGGCCCGGCCGGGCGCTACGGGCGGGGGGCGTCCGGGCCCCGCCCCGACGTCGGCGTCGGGACCGTCCCGGGGTGGCGGGCCGGGCGGGCCGGGGCCGCGCCGCTATGGGGCCGAAGCGCCCCGGGGACCGGTCGGCGCGCCGACCCGGATGGCCTCCCCGCCGCCCCCTGCCGAGGCGTCGCCGCCGCGTCGCCCGGAACCGCCGTCCGGGCCGCCCGAGGATCTCGAATCCCCCCCGGCGTTTGAGGACGCTCCCCCGTCCTTTGACGACGAACCGCCTGCCGACGCCCGGGCGACATACGGCGAAGCCGCGTTGCCGCCGATCCGCGACGGGGCGGAGGTTATGGATGGCCGGGCCGGGGCCGCCGTGTCGTCCGGTCCCAAGGGCCCGCCCACCTGGGAGGGCTTTTTGAGATATTACGATACGGCCAGGAAGGGCGGCTTGGGCATGATTCACGGCCTGCGGCAGGCCCGGGGGCGCTTTGCCCCGGACCTGGGACCGGCCGGAACCCTGGTGGTGGTCGGCGGCAACGAGTTCAACCGGGAACAGCTCAAAAGCCCCGACGCCCTGCGCAAGCTCACCCAGGTGGCCAGTGACTATTTCGGACCCGGCACGGCCGTGTCCGTGGAGGAGCCGGGCGGCGAGGCCCGGCCGGGGAACGGGGAACTGAAGGCCTATGTCCTGGAACGTCCCGAGGTGCGCCGGGCCATGGCCGATTTCGGGGCCGAGGTCATCGGCGTTGTGCCGCGCGGATAG
- the recD2 gene encoding SF1B family DNA helicase RecD2: MTVTEIAAEVQCITYYSEETNYLVARVKAKGEPGVVSIVGAMAKLAPGEMVRLTGQWVEHPRFGRQFQVQSAVSSMPATVNGIRRYLASGQIKGVGGVLAERMVDMYGARVLDILENEPDKLLRVEGLGKKKLSGILSSWSEHREVRSLILFLQTFEISTGYAGKIFKLYGNDAIARLKANPYDLIYEIRGIGFRTADRMALKLGLDPGSRDRVEAAVVFSLFTASEQGHLFFPAEELYERILGMLDGVIDPITFESALAALEEKKRIKTCPLPEQDIPRAVYLHHLYGYEREIADRLWGLCTHGGSTGVLEKARGLLPKIEAEAGLTLSEEQRRAVQTAIGEKVFVLTGGPGTGKTTITRMVVRALDKLGHKVKLAAPTGRAAKRMSEATGFPAATLHRLLQYSADGSFALSEDNKLKADALVVDEASMLDVRLCAQMLRAMPLTGRLILVGDVNQLPSVGPGNVLADILDSQAVPAERLTHIYRQAQKSLIVVNSHRVNDGQFPLQDRERPEDSDFFWVEMDDPAAVKDKIVELVSERIPRSFGFDPVRDIQVLSPMHKGEVGTMALNDALRARLNPAGPEIVRGNTIFRRGDKVLQTRNNYEKDVFNGDLGFITAVDPEEGELLVDFDGRDVAYDRTDLDELSPAYAISVHKSQGSEYPAVVTPLLTQHYVMLRRNLIYTALTRARKLAVLIAPKRALAVGLGKSGSEKRFTHLRFRLQEKFNR, encoded by the coding sequence GTGACGGTCACGGAAATTGCGGCCGAGGTGCAGTGCATCACCTACTACAGTGAAGAGACCAACTATCTCGTCGCCCGGGTCAAGGCCAAGGGCGAACCGGGGGTGGTGTCCATCGTGGGCGCCATGGCCAAGCTGGCCCCGGGCGAGATGGTGCGCCTGACCGGCCAGTGGGTCGAGCATCCCCGTTTCGGACGCCAGTTCCAGGTGCAAAGCGCCGTCTCGTCCATGCCGGCCACGGTCAACGGCATCCGGCGCTATCTGGCCTCGGGCCAGATCAAGGGCGTGGGCGGGGTGTTGGCCGAGCGCATGGTGGACATGTACGGCGCGCGCGTCCTGGACATCCTGGAGAACGAGCCGGACAAGCTGCTGCGCGTGGAGGGCCTGGGCAAAAAAAAGCTCTCGGGCATCCTCTCCTCCTGGAGCGAGCACCGCGAGGTGCGTTCGCTTATCCTTTTTCTCCAGACCTTCGAGATCTCCACGGGCTATGCCGGCAAGATTTTCAAGCTCTATGGCAACGACGCCATCGCCCGCCTCAAGGCCAATCCCTATGACCTGATCTACGAGATTCGCGGCATCGGGTTTCGCACCGCCGACCGCATGGCCTTAAAGCTCGGGCTCGATCCCGGCAGCCGGGACCGGGTGGAGGCGGCCGTGGTGTTCTCCCTTTTTACGGCCAGCGAGCAGGGGCATCTGTTTTTTCCGGCCGAGGAGCTCTACGAACGGATTCTGGGCATGCTCGACGGCGTGATCGATCCCATCACCTTCGAGTCCGCCCTGGCCGCCCTGGAAGAGAAAAAACGCATCAAGACCTGTCCGCTTCCCGAGCAGGACATCCCCCGGGCCGTCTATCTGCATCACCTCTACGGCTACGAGCGCGAAATCGCCGACCGGCTGTGGGGGCTGTGCACCCACGGCGGCAGCACCGGGGTTTTGGAAAAGGCCCGGGGACTTTTGCCGAAAATCGAGGCCGAGGCCGGGCTGACGCTTTCCGAGGAGCAGCGCCGGGCCGTGCAGACGGCCATCGGGGAGAAGGTCTTCGTGCTCACCGGCGGTCCCGGCACGGGCAAGACCACCATCACCCGCATGGTGGTGCGCGCCCTTGACAAGCTCGGCCATAAAGTCAAACTTGCCGCGCCCACCGGCCGGGCGGCCAAACGCATGTCCGAGGCCACGGGATTCCCGGCGGCCACCCTGCACCGGCTCTTGCAATATTCTGCCGACGGCTCCTTTGCCCTAAGCGAGGACAACAAGCTCAAGGCCGACGCGCTGGTGGTGGATGAGGCCTCCATGCTCGACGTGCGGCTGTGCGCCCAGATGCTTCGGGCCATGCCCCTGACCGGGCGGCTGATCCTGGTCGGGGACGTGAACCAGTTGCCGTCTGTCGGGCCGGGCAACGTCCTGGCCGACATCCTGGACAGCCAGGCCGTGCCCGCCGAACGCCTGACCCATATTTACCGGCAGGCCCAGAAAAGCCTGATCGTGGTCAACTCCCACCGCGTCAACGACGGCCAGTTCCCCCTGCAGGATCGGGAGCGTCCCGAGGACTCGGATTTTTTCTGGGTGGAGATGGACGATCCGGCGGCGGTCAAGGACAAGATCGTGGAACTGGTGAGCGAGCGCATTCCCCGGTCCTTCGGTTTCGATCCGGTGCGCGACATCCAGGTGCTTTCGCCCATGCACAAGGGCGAGGTGGGGACCATGGCCTTAAACGACGCCCTGCGCGCCAGGCTCAATCCTGCGGGCCCGGAGATCGTCCGGGGCAACACGATTTTCCGGCGCGGGGACAAGGTGCTGCAGACCCGCAACAACTATGAAAAAGACGTGTTCAACGGCGATCTGGGGTTCATCACCGCCGTGGACCCCGAGGAAGGGGAGCTTTTGGTGGATTTCGACGGCCGGGACGTGGCCTATGACCGTACGGACCTGGACGAACTCAGCCCGGCCTACGCCATAAGCGTGCATAAGTCCCAGGGCAGCGAATATCCGGCTGTGGTGACGCCCCTTTTGACCCAGCATTACGTCATGCTGCGGCGCAACCTGATCTATACCGCCCTGACCCGGGCCAGAAAGCTTGCGGTGCTCATCGCCCCCAAGCGGGCCCTGGCCGTGGGCCTGGGCAAATCCGGGTCTGAAAAGCGTTTTACGCATCTGCGTTTCCGGCTCCAGGAGAAGTTCAACCGCTAG
- a CDS encoding pyruvate ferredoxin oxidoreductase subunit gamma, which produces MIEIRIHGRGGQGGVTSAELLARAAIAQGMYAQAFPSFGPERRGAPVVAFVRVDDKPIRIRERVYSPNVVLVLDPTLLDIVNVAEGLKDGGKVVVNSPEGGPALKSKHGWPTVAQVDAQTVALEELGVAITNTTMLGALLKATDILPLAAMREVIDDRFGPKLGPKNYKAFERAYNETVEN; this is translated from the coding sequence ATGATCGAGATCAGGATTCATGGACGCGGCGGCCAGGGCGGCGTGACGTCGGCCGAGCTTCTGGCCCGGGCGGCCATCGCCCAGGGCATGTACGCCCAGGCCTTTCCGAGCTTCGGGCCGGAACGGCGCGGCGCGCCTGTCGTGGCCTTCGTACGCGTGGACGACAAGCCCATCCGCATCCGCGAGCGGGTATACAGCCCCAACGTGGTCTTGGTTCTGGACCCCACCCTGCTGGACATCGTCAATGTGGCCGAGGGCTTGAAAGACGGCGGCAAGGTGGTGGTCAACTCCCCCGAGGGCGGTCCCGCGCTCAAATCCAAGCACGGCTGGCCCACGGTGGCCCAGGTGGACGCCCAGACCGTGGCCCTGGAGGAGCTTGGGGTGGCCATCACCAACACCACCATGCTCGGGGCGCTTCTCAAAGCCACGGACATTTTGCCTCTGGCGGCCATGCGCGAGGTCATCGACGACCGCTTCGGCCCCAAGCTTGGGCCGAAAAACTACAAGGCCTTTGAACGGGCTTACAACGAGACGGTGGAAAACTGA